The proteins below are encoded in one region of Bosea sp. BIWAKO-01:
- a CDS encoding NAD(P)H-dependent oxidoreductase, whose translation MNLMPLLATRRDAGKPVRVALIGAGKFGSMFLSQVPHIAGLEVAVIADLDPERAKRACRQVGWDEARIEATRYVADGTEAAAMDGIEVVIEATGHPAAGAHHALAAIAAGKHVVMVNVEADVLVGPVLATRARAAGVVYSMAYGDQPALVSEMVDWARATGFTVAAAGKGTKYLPAYHQVTPDDVWTHYGLTPEAAKAAGMNPQMFNSFLDGTKSAIEMAAIANACGLDVPEAGLAFPPVGVDDLAHVLRPKAVGGQLDHDGMVEVVSSLERDGRPVFRDLRWGVYVVLKAPNDYAAACFKQYGLPTDSTGQYAAMYKPFHLIGLELSMSVLNAALRGEPTGSTREWRGDAAAVAKRDLKAGEMLDGEGGYTVYGRLMPARASREVRALPIGLAHHVKLKRDVAAGQVVTSDDVALDETQAIVSLRRELEATEW comes from the coding sequence GTGAACCTGATGCCACTTCTCGCCACCCGCCGCGACGCAGGAAAGCCCGTACGTGTCGCACTGATCGGGGCTGGAAAATTCGGTTCGATGTTCCTGTCGCAGGTGCCCCATATTGCGGGGCTGGAGGTCGCTGTCATTGCCGATCTCGATCCTGAGCGGGCGAAGCGCGCGTGCCGGCAGGTCGGCTGGGACGAGGCCCGCATCGAGGCGACCCGCTATGTCGCTGATGGCACTGAGGCGGCTGCGATGGACGGTATCGAGGTCGTCATCGAGGCAACCGGCCATCCGGCCGCCGGCGCACACCATGCCCTGGCGGCGATTGCGGCCGGCAAGCATGTGGTGATGGTCAATGTCGAGGCTGACGTGCTTGTCGGCCCGGTGCTCGCGACCCGGGCTAGGGCTGCGGGCGTGGTCTATTCCATGGCCTATGGCGACCAGCCGGCGCTTGTCTCGGAGATGGTCGACTGGGCGCGTGCGACCGGATTCACGGTTGCCGCGGCCGGCAAGGGCACGAAATATCTGCCGGCCTACCATCAGGTCACGCCGGACGATGTCTGGACCCATTACGGGCTGACGCCCGAGGCGGCCAAGGCGGCGGGCATGAACCCGCAAATGTTCAATTCCTTCCTCGATGGGACGAAGTCGGCGATTGAGATGGCGGCGATCGCCAATGCCTGCGGGCTCGATGTGCCGGAGGCCGGCCTCGCATTCCCGCCCGTCGGCGTCGACGACCTCGCCCATGTGCTGCGACCGAAGGCGGTCGGGGGGCAACTCGATCACGACGGCATGGTCGAAGTGGTGTCTTCGCTGGAACGGGACGGGCGGCCTGTGTTTCGCGACCTGCGCTGGGGCGTCTATGTCGTGTTGAAGGCGCCGAATGACTACGCTGCGGCCTGCTTCAAGCAATACGGCCTGCCGACCGATTCCACCGGCCAGTATGCGGCGATGTATAAGCCGTTCCACCTGATCGGGTTGGAGCTTTCGATGTCGGTCCTCAACGCGGCCCTGCGCGGCGAGCCGACCGGCAGCACCCGCGAGTGGCGCGGAGACGCTGCCGCAGTGGCCAAGCGCGATCTCAAGGCCGGCGAGATGCTGGATGGGGAGGGCGGCTACACGGTCTATGGCCGCTTGATGCCGGCGCGAGCGAGCCGCGAGGTTCGCGCCTTGCCGATCGGGCTTGCGCACCACGTCAAGCTCAAGCGGGACGTCGCTGCCGGGCAGGTTGTCACCAGCGACGATGTCGCCCTCGACGAGACCCAGGCCATCGTTTCACTTCGGCGTGAGCTCGAAGCAACCGAGTGGTGA
- a CDS encoding crotonase/enoyl-CoA hydratase family protein, with the protein MTIRIERDGKVATVIHSRIEARNAMDPDSAEALTAAFRELDADPETGAIVFWGEGGAFCAGWDLKYAQAFTDAERFRTEIVEGLAFPNGDGPAPRGPMGPSRLEMGKPVIAAIEGPAVAGGMELALWCDVRIMAEDAYFGVYCRRWGIPLIDGGTVRLPRLVGQGRALEIIMTGRKVAADEALRIGLCETVVPRGEARAAAEAMAQQIVRFPQGAMLADRRNAIAGHGLAVREALAREWAGAVETIAREGAAGAGRFAGGKGRGGDFEDI; encoded by the coding sequence ATGACCATCCGCATCGAACGCGACGGCAAGGTCGCGACCGTCATCCACAGCCGCATCGAGGCCCGCAACGCGATGGATCCCGACAGCGCCGAAGCGCTGACGGCTGCCTTCCGCGAACTCGACGCCGATCCTGAAACCGGCGCCATCGTGTTCTGGGGCGAAGGCGGCGCCTTCTGCGCGGGCTGGGATCTGAAATATGCGCAAGCCTTCACCGATGCGGAACGTTTCCGCACGGAGATCGTCGAGGGACTGGCTTTTCCCAATGGCGACGGTCCAGCCCCACGCGGCCCGATGGGCCCGTCGCGGCTGGAGATGGGCAAGCCCGTGATTGCCGCTATCGAGGGCCCGGCCGTGGCTGGCGGGATGGAGCTCGCACTCTGGTGCGATGTCCGGATCATGGCGGAGGATGCCTATTTCGGCGTCTACTGTCGGCGCTGGGGCATCCCGTTGATCGACGGCGGCACAGTGCGTCTGCCCCGCCTTGTCGGCCAGGGCCGTGCGCTCGAGATCATCATGACCGGGCGCAAGGTCGCAGCCGACGAAGCCCTGCGGATCGGGCTCTGCGAGACAGTAGTTCCGCGCGGAGAAGCCCGCGCCGCCGCCGAGGCAATGGCGCAGCAGATCGTCCGCTTTCCACAGGGCGCCATGCTGGCCGACCGTCGCAACGCGATTGCCGGGCACGGCCTTGCCGTCCGCGAGGCGCTGGCGCGGGAATGGGCTGGAGCCGTCGAGACCATCGCCCGGGAAGGTGCGGCCGGGGCCGGACGCTTCGCCGGCGGCAAAGGGCGTGGCGGCGACTTCGAGGATATCTGA
- a CDS encoding DMT family protein has translation MPSLSPAHFLPIAMLVGSNVFMTFAWYGHLSDKSTVVWLKEPLGWNHAIGFVLIAAGAFFIFQGKA, from the coding sequence ATGCCAAGCCTCTCCCCCGCCCATTTCCTGCCGATCGCCATGCTGGTCGGCTCGAATGTCTTCATGACCTTCGCCTGGTATGGCCATCTCAGCGACAAGAGCACCGTGGTCTGGCTCAAGGAACCGCTCGGCTGGAACCATGCCATCGGTTTCGTGCTGATCGCCGCCGGCGCCTTCTTCATCTTTCAGGGTAAGGCGTGA
- a CDS encoding transglutaminase family protein, protein MKLRIGYELDYDFPQPTPMILMLHVHFSRVSELDEPDHMRLDPPVRVSAYRDGFGNWCSRLVAPQGRVRISADAVINDSGLPETIRHDAGQVPVELLPEECLVFLLASRFCDSDRLLDLAWQLFGHVLPGAPRVQAICDFVHQRIAFDYNDASVTRTASEAYREGRGVCRDYAHLAIAFCRAMNIPARYCTCYLGDVGTPPPFPPGDFAASFEAYLSGGWEMFDPRNNVPRVGRVLIARGRDAADVAITTTFGPNTLVGFRVWTDEVIEA, encoded by the coding sequence GTGAAACTCAGGATCGGCTACGAGCTCGATTACGACTTTCCGCAGCCGACCCCCATGATCCTCATGCTGCATGTGCATTTCAGCCGGGTGTCCGAGCTGGACGAGCCAGACCACATGCGCCTCGATCCACCGGTCCGCGTCAGCGCTTATCGCGACGGCTTCGGCAACTGGTGCAGCCGGTTGGTGGCGCCGCAAGGGCGCGTGCGAATCTCGGCCGATGCCGTGATCAACGACAGTGGACTGCCTGAAACGATCCGTCATGACGCAGGGCAGGTCCCGGTCGAGCTGTTGCCGGAGGAGTGCCTGGTCTTCCTGCTCGCCAGCCGCTTCTGCGACAGCGACCGCCTGCTCGATCTGGCCTGGCAGCTCTTCGGCCATGTGCTGCCAGGCGCGCCGCGTGTGCAGGCGATCTGCGACTTCGTGCACCAGCGGATCGCCTTCGACTACAATGATGCGAGCGTGACGCGAACTGCATCGGAGGCCTATCGCGAGGGGCGCGGTGTCTGCCGCGACTATGCCCATCTCGCGATCGCGTTCTGCCGGGCGATGAACATCCCGGCGCGCTATTGCACGTGCTATCTCGGCGATGTCGGCACGCCTCCGCCGTTTCCGCCGGGCGATTTCGCGGCGTCGTTCGAGGCTTATCTGAGCGGGGGCTGGGAGATGTTCGACCCGCGCAACAACGTTCCGCGGGTCGGCCGCGTGCTGATCGCGCGCGGTCGCGATGCAGCTGATGTCGCCATCACGACCACGTTCGGTCCGAACACGCTGGTCGGTTTCAGGGTCTGGACCGACGAGGTCATCGAGGCCTGA
- a CDS encoding lytic murein transglycosylase: MRALKLAFPLILFASGAQADFQSCLAGLRSEAAAKGVSGATFDRAMAGVTPDMKVIEAMNNQPEFKTPIWDYLGTLVDDEKVAEGRNMLRQHASTLAAAEQRFGVDRHTIVAVWGVESDFGKARGKMPLVQALSTGACLAPRRNAFFKGELIATLQIIQRGDVRADRLMGSWAGAFGHTQFIPSTYMRLAVDGDGDGRRDLVDSIPDALHSTANFMAKAGWVTGAPWGYEVRVPNGYSGPTGRNPKQPLSSWAARGVVKYDGSALSGSGNAGLLMPAGRDGPAFLVFKNYDAAYSYNGADSYALAISLLSDRIRGRPGIQADWPTDDPPLSREQRRELQRLLIARGYNVGEPDGAVGSLTRAAIKEIESQIGMPQTGRPGAKVLRALKGGRG; encoded by the coding sequence ATGCGCGCACTTAAACTGGCTTTTCCGCTCATCCTCTTCGCGTCCGGCGCCCAGGCGGACTTCCAGTCCTGCCTTGCTGGCCTGCGCTCGGAGGCTGCAGCGAAAGGCGTGTCAGGCGCCACCTTCGATCGGGCCATGGCGGGCGTCACGCCCGACATGAAGGTGATCGAGGCGATGAACAACCAGCCGGAGTTCAAGACTCCGATCTGGGATTATCTCGGCACGCTGGTCGATGACGAGAAGGTGGCGGAGGGGCGCAACATGCTGCGCCAGCACGCCTCGACCCTCGCTGCGGCCGAGCAGCGCTTTGGCGTCGACCGCCATACCATTGTCGCTGTCTGGGGTGTCGAGAGCGATTTCGGCAAGGCTCGCGGAAAGATGCCCCTCGTCCAGGCGCTCTCGACCGGCGCCTGTCTCGCACCGCGTCGCAACGCGTTCTTCAAGGGCGAGCTGATCGCGACGCTGCAGATCATCCAGCGCGGCGATGTCCGGGCCGACCGCCTGATGGGTTCCTGGGCCGGCGCCTTCGGCCACACCCAGTTCATCCCTTCGACCTATATGCGTCTTGCTGTCGATGGCGATGGCGATGGACGGCGCGATCTCGTCGACTCGATTCCCGACGCGCTGCATTCAACCGCCAATTTCATGGCCAAGGCGGGCTGGGTGACCGGGGCTCCCTGGGGCTACGAGGTCCGTGTCCCCAACGGCTATTCGGGTCCGACCGGGCGCAATCCGAAGCAGCCGCTCTCATCCTGGGCTGCGCGCGGGGTTGTCAAATATGACGGCTCGGCACTGTCCGGTTCGGGCAATGCCGGGCTGCTGATGCCGGCCGGCCGTGATGGTCCGGCCTTCCTGGTCTTCAAGAACTATGACGCGGCCTACAGCTATAACGGCGCAGATTCCTATGCGCTCGCCATCTCGCTGCTCTCGGACCGCATTCGTGGCAGGCCCGGCATCCAGGCCGACTGGCCGACCGACGATCCGCCGCTGTCGCGCGAGCAGCGCCGCGAACTGCAGCGCCTGCTGATCGCGCGGGGTTACAATGTCGGCGAGCCGGACGGAGCCGTCGGTTCGCTGACCAGGGCTGCCATCAAGGAAATCGAATCTCAGATCGGCATGCCGCAGACCGGCCGGCCGGGCGCCAAGGTGCTGCGCGCGCTCAAGGGGGGACGGGGATGA
- a CDS encoding class I SAM-dependent methyltransferase, producing MANLPSPGHPAVSAYLANGYDSVVGMSSRFAAAICARLLRLQTEEGLRGPIAEIGAFEGRFFIALAHALEPGEIALGIDIFEWPNPEVEQRFEANCLRHGIAPEQRVTIKGDAGAMTPADLLKQTGGAKLRLIHIDGEHSRAALTKDLALATACLADGGLIVLDDMLHPGYPTLMVAVQAYLDAHPQIVPLCIIDRETIVGATKFVLCEQHWFERYQARMLDIFKEQIWPLGADFEPHWCLVLSLDTRLADIT from the coding sequence ATGGCCAATCTCCCCTCGCCCGGACATCCCGCTGTCTCCGCCTATCTCGCCAATGGCTATGACAGTGTCGTCGGCATGTCGTCGCGCTTTGCCGCAGCGATCTGCGCACGGCTGCTGCGCCTGCAAACCGAGGAGGGGCTCCGTGGACCGATCGCCGAGATCGGCGCCTTCGAAGGGCGCTTCTTCATCGCGCTCGCGCATGCGCTTGAACCGGGCGAGATCGCTCTCGGCATCGATATCTTCGAGTGGCCGAATCCGGAGGTTGAGCAACGCTTCGAGGCGAATTGCCTGAGGCACGGCATCGCCCCGGAGCAACGGGTCACGATCAAGGGCGATGCGGGAGCGATGACCCCGGCCGATCTGCTGAAGCAGACCGGCGGCGCAAAGCTGCGTCTCATCCATATCGACGGCGAGCATTCCCGCGCGGCGCTGACCAAGGATCTCGCGCTCGCCACAGCCTGCCTCGCCGATGGCGGGCTGATCGTTCTCGATGACATGCTCCATCCCGGCTACCCTACCCTGATGGTCGCGGTGCAGGCCTATCTCGATGCACACCCTCAGATTGTGCCGCTCTGCATCATCGACCGTGAGACGATTGTCGGCGCGACCAAATTCGTGCTCTGCGAGCAGCACTGGTTCGAGCGCTATCAGGCTCGGATGCTCGATATCTTCAAGGAGCAGATCTGGCCGCTGGGCGCCGACTTCGAACCGCATTGGTGCCTGGTGCTGTCGCTCGACACCCGGCTGGCGGACATCACCTGA
- a CDS encoding PQQ-dependent sugar dehydrogenase, translating into MRHTVLAACFGATLSVLVLPAAAEAQQRFPSSAGELTVETVASGLEHPWGLAFLPDGRMLVTERPGRLRLVSAAGEISRPIAGVPGVVARGQGGLLDVALDPQFAQNRLIYLAFAEPRANGNGTSVARGRLNAGGTALEGMSVIFRQMPTINSNMHFGSRLVFDRTGALFVTVGDRFSQRDQAQNPGNHLGKVLRISPEGKAAAGNPKKEGWQPEIWSLGHRNVQGAALHPETGQLWTAEHGARGGDEINTPKAGLNYGWPVITYGIDYSGAKIGEGTSKPGMEQPLFYWDPSIAPSGATFYTGQIWPAWKNSLFVGALAGQMLIRLSTQGETVTGEERLLTTLSERIRDVRQGPDGYLYLLSDDANGKILRVRPAR; encoded by the coding sequence ATGCGCCACACCGTTCTTGCCGCCTGCTTCGGCGCAACGCTTTCAGTTCTGGTCCTGCCAGCGGCGGCTGAAGCCCAGCAGCGCTTTCCCTCGAGCGCGGGCGAGCTGACCGTCGAGACGGTGGCGAGCGGTCTGGAGCATCCCTGGGGCCTCGCATTCCTGCCTGATGGGCGCATGCTCGTGACTGAACGGCCAGGGCGGCTACGACTGGTTTCCGCCGCGGGTGAGATTTCGCGGCCGATCGCCGGCGTGCCGGGCGTCGTGGCACGCGGTCAGGGTGGGCTGCTCGATGTCGCTCTCGATCCGCAATTTGCCCAGAACCGGCTGATCTATCTCGCCTTCGCCGAACCGCGTGCCAATGGAAATGGCACCAGCGTCGCGCGCGGGCGCCTCAACGCCGGTGGCACGGCGCTGGAAGGGATGAGCGTGATTTTCCGGCAGATGCCGACGATCAACAGCAATATGCATTTCGGCTCACGATTGGTCTTCGACCGGACGGGCGCGCTGTTCGTCACGGTGGGCGACCGCTTCAGCCAGCGCGATCAGGCGCAGAACCCGGGCAATCACCTTGGCAAGGTCCTGCGGATCAGCCCGGAGGGCAAGGCGGCGGCGGGCAATCCGAAGAAGGAGGGCTGGCAACCGGAGATCTGGTCGCTCGGCCACCGCAACGTGCAGGGCGCGGCGCTGCATCCGGAGACCGGGCAGCTCTGGACGGCCGAACACGGCGCGCGCGGCGGCGACGAGATCAACACGCCCAAGGCCGGGCTCAACTATGGCTGGCCGGTGATCACCTACGGGATCGATTATTCCGGAGCGAAGATCGGTGAGGGCACATCGAAACCCGGTATGGAGCAGCCGCTGTTCTACTGGGACCCGTCGATCGCGCCGTCCGGCGCGACTTTCTATACCGGGCAAATCTGGCCGGCCTGGAAGAACTCGCTCTTCGTTGGCGCCCTTGCCGGGCAGATGCTGATCCGCCTCTCGACGCAGGGCGAGACCGTCACCGGCGAGGAGAGGCTGCTGACCACGCTCAGCGAGCGCATTCGTGACGTCAGGCAAGGCCCCGACGGTTATCTCTACCTGCTGAGCGATGATGCCAACGGCAAGATCCTGCGGGTCAGGCCGGCGCGGTAA
- a CDS encoding tripartite tricarboxylate transporter substrate binding protein has translation MSFTRRTTLGIIAGAAFAPTIVRAQTFPSKPITLVVPYPAGGPTDAIARFVAQDLSTSIGQNVLVDNRAGASGAVGTRAVAKADPDGHTFIFGNNQTHGNNMFLLKEPGYDAVKDFAPLCGVGAFEHAFVVRNDLPAKSIAELIALAKADPDKLNYGSTGVGSGSHLAMELFMQRTGIKMTHVPFRGAAPLVQEIIGGRIDIANSTLPSVLEQINAGSMRALALASPERNPRAKDIPTLREQGVSNADADSWAAFFAPAAVPQPILDTLSKAIMASIAKPAVTEAILKLGFTLKVRDPAAFKPYHLQEIATWKQIIADAGVKPE, from the coding sequence ATGTCGTTTACCCGCCGCACCACGCTCGGCATCATTGCCGGCGCCGCCTTTGCGCCGACCATTGTCCGCGCACAGACGTTTCCGTCGAAGCCGATCACGCTGGTCGTTCCCTATCCGGCGGGTGGACCGACCGACGCCATCGCCCGCTTCGTCGCGCAGGATCTCTCGACCTCGATCGGTCAGAACGTGCTGGTCGACAACCGTGCCGGCGCTTCGGGGGCGGTGGGTACGCGCGCTGTGGCGAAGGCGGACCCGGACGGCCACACCTTCATCTTCGGCAACAACCAGACGCATGGGAACAACATGTTCCTGCTGAAGGAGCCCGGCTACGATGCGGTGAAGGATTTTGCGCCGCTCTGCGGCGTCGGCGCCTTCGAGCACGCCTTCGTCGTTCGCAACGACCTGCCGGCCAAGTCCATTGCCGAACTGATCGCGCTGGCCAAGGCTGATCCCGACAAGCTGAACTATGGTTCGACCGGTGTCGGCTCAGGCTCGCATCTGGCGATGGAGCTGTTCATGCAGCGCACCGGCATCAAGATGACACATGTGCCCTTCCGTGGCGCTGCGCCGCTGGTGCAGGAGATCATCGGAGGGCGCATTGACATCGCGAATTCGACCCTGCCGAGCGTGTTGGAGCAGATCAATGCCGGCAGCATGCGCGCGCTGGCCCTGGCGAGCCCGGAGCGCAATCCGCGGGCCAAGGATATTCCGACCCTGCGCGAACAGGGTGTCAGCAACGCCGACGCCGATTCCTGGGCGGCCTTCTTCGCGCCTGCCGCGGTTCCGCAGCCGATCCTGGACACGCTCTCGAAAGCAATCATGGCCTCGATCGCCAAGCCTGCCGTAACCGAGGCGATCCTCAAGCTCGGCTTCACGCTGAAGGTGCGCGATCCTGCCGCGTTCAAGCCCTATCACCTCCAGGAGATTGCTACCTGGAAGCAGATCATCGCCGATGCCGGCGTGAAGCCGGAATAG
- a CDS encoding YaiI/YqxD family protein encodes MEPSPSTIAIYVDADACPVKPEVYRVAERHGLKVFVVANSFMMVPRESWIERVIVSDGFDAADNWIAERVARGAIVITSDIPLADRCIKAGADAIGPTGKPFTEASIGMALATRDMMEDLRAAGAVTGGPKPFSQKDRSAFLQALDVAVQRLKRAGFGG; translated from the coding sequence ATGGAACCAAGCCCCAGCACCATCGCGATCTATGTCGATGCCGACGCCTGTCCGGTGAAGCCGGAGGTGTATCGCGTGGCCGAGCGGCATGGGCTCAAGGTCTTCGTCGTCGCCAACAGCTTCATGATGGTGCCGCGGGAGAGCTGGATCGAACGGGTGATCGTATCCGACGGGTTCGATGCCGCCGATAACTGGATCGCCGAAAGGGTGGCGCGCGGTGCGATCGTCATCACCTCCGACATCCCGCTTGCCGACCGCTGCATCAAGGCCGGGGCCGATGCCATCGGGCCGACAGGCAAGCCCTTCACCGAAGCCTCGATCGGCATGGCGCTGGCGACGCGCGACATGATGGAGGATCTCCGTGCCGCCGGGGCGGTGACCGGCGGGCCGAAACCCTTCTCGCAGAAGGACCGCTCGGCCTTTCTGCAGGCACTCGACGTTGCGGTGCAACGCCTGAAGCGGGCGGGGTTCGGCGGGTAG
- a CDS encoding ATP-binding cassette domain-containing protein produces MLELAGLSLDYPGFAARYDLVIPAGALCAVIGPSGGGKTTLLHAIAGFEQPTTGTLRFAGADLLPLAPARRPVSILFQDHNLFPHLTAAENVGLGLKPSLRLDASERERVAAALAAVDLAGFAARRPAELSGGQRQRVALARALLRGKPLMLLDEPFGALDPGLRREMIERVDALRREHGLTVLMTLHTPEEAASHADLFAFVRNGRVEASGPWTRLTASDGPEPVRRFLGI; encoded by the coding sequence ATGCTTGAGCTGGCGGGCCTGTCCCTCGACTATCCCGGATTTGCAGCGCGCTACGACCTCGTCATTCCAGCGGGCGCGCTCTGCGCCGTCATCGGCCCGTCAGGCGGTGGCAAGACCACCCTGCTCCATGCCATCGCCGGCTTCGAACAGCCCACGACCGGAACCCTCCGCTTCGCCGGCGCAGATTTGCTACCGCTCGCACCAGCCAGACGACCAGTCTCGATCCTGTTCCAGGATCACAATCTCTTCCCGCATCTGACGGCAGCCGAAAACGTCGGGCTTGGACTGAAACCGTCACTGCGGCTCGACGCCTCCGAGCGCGAGCGTGTGGCAGCTGCGCTGGCCGCGGTCGATCTCGCCGGCTTCGCAGCCCGCCGACCGGCGGAACTCTCGGGCGGTCAACGTCAGCGCGTCGCCCTCGCCCGCGCCCTCCTGCGCGGCAAACCGCTGATGTTGCTCGACGAACCGTTCGGCGCACTCGACCCCGGGCTACGCCGCGAGATGATCGAGCGCGTCGATGCCCTGCGCCGTGAACACGGCCTCACCGTGCTGATGACACTGCACACGCCGGAAGAGGCGGCCAGCCATGCCGACCTCTTTGCCTTCGTTAGGAATGGCCGCGTCGAAGCATCCGGCCCGTGGACGCGCCTGACGGCGTCGGACGGACCAGAGCCTGTCAGGCGCTTCCTGGGCATTTGA
- a CDS encoding RidA family protein, which produces MLDPVRRLISTGSPFELAFGYSRAVVDGDLVFVSGTTGYDYVTMTMPEDPAEQARNIFRTVGAVLTEAGSALANVVRAQYFVTDRSYCEPVLTVCGEVFGQIRPAAGIYVVSGLLKPEMKIEIEITARLRG; this is translated from the coding sequence ATGCTGGACCCGGTGCGACGCCTGATCTCCACCGGTTCGCCGTTCGAGCTCGCCTTCGGCTATTCGCGGGCGGTGGTCGATGGCGACTTGGTCTTCGTCTCGGGCACGACGGGCTATGACTACGTCACCATGACGATGCCGGAGGATCCGGCGGAACAGGCGCGCAACATCTTCAGGACGGTGGGCGCAGTCCTGACCGAAGCGGGCTCTGCACTCGCCAACGTCGTGCGCGCTCAGTATTTCGTCACGGATCGCAGCTATTGCGAACCGGTTCTCACCGTCTGCGGCGAGGTCTTCGGGCAGATCCGGCCAGCGGCCGGCATCTATGTCGTATCCGGGCTGCTAAAGCCCGAGATGAAGATCGAGATCGAGATCACGGCCCGACTTCGCGGCTAG
- a CDS encoding SemiSWEET family sugar transporter, with protein sequence MPVATTELLGFTAATLTTLCWLPQAWHTVRTRDTRAISLWTQIFFALGIILWLVYGLLLMSWPLIGANAVTLVPVLVILTMKLRHG encoded by the coding sequence ATGCCTGTCGCCACAACCGAACTCCTTGGCTTCACCGCAGCCACGCTGACGACCCTGTGCTGGCTGCCCCAGGCCTGGCACACGGTCCGCACTCGCGACACACGTGCGATTTCGCTCTGGACGCAGATATTCTTCGCGCTCGGCATCATTCTGTGGCTGGTCTATGGGCTCCTGCTGATGTCCTGGCCTCTGATCGGCGCCAATGCCGTCACATTGGTGCCGGTCCTCGTCATCCTGACCATGAAGCTGCGCCACGGCTGA